The following proteins are encoded in a genomic region of Natrinema sp. DC36:
- a CDS encoding response regulator — protein sequence MATEGEQLDDPIDILLVEPNPGDSRLFEENFRDAKLLNTVHTVSNGQSALDFLHQRGEYASEPQPDIVLLEPQLPGKSGVDVLSELKNESELNDISVVVLTSSDAGERIVQSHGLEADTYIQKPIEPEDFVEFVQSIEDFWFAIVEKR from the coding sequence ATGGCCACGGAAGGGGAGCAGTTGGACGATCCGATCGATATCCTATTAGTCGAGCCGAACCCCGGCGATAGTCGTCTCTTCGAAGAAAATTTCAGGGACGCAAAACTCCTGAACACGGTTCACACCGTCAGCAACGGACAGTCCGCGCTCGATTTCCTCCACCAGCGCGGCGAGTACGCGAGCGAACCGCAGCCGGATATCGTTCTACTCGAGCCGCAACTACCCGGCAAAAGCGGGGTCGATGTCCTCTCGGAACTGAAAAACGAATCGGAGCTGAACGACATCTCGGTCGTCGTGCTCACGAGTTCGGACGCCGGAGAGCGAATCGTCCAGTCCCACGGGCTCGAGGCGGACACCTACATCCAGAAACCGATCGAGCCCGAGGACTTCGTCGAGTTCGTGCAGTCGATCGAGGACTTCTGGTTCGCGATCGTCGAGAAGCGATAG
- a CDS encoding HD domain-containing protein: MLEAVRDRARPYFADAPPAHDWHHVRRVEALAETLVERQPEPVDERVIRLAVVLHDIGRAREDRGEIDDHAAWGAREAGTILRELGAGAGVIERVQHCVRAHRYSNDVEPATLEAKLVSDADNLDALGAVGIARTFAHGGETGSPIHDPARPVAEDDTDGGATQYDHFFEKILDLPERMYTDAGRDLAVDRAAFVREFLERFDREVTGDA, encoded by the coding sequence ATGCTCGAGGCAGTCCGGGACCGTGCGCGGCCGTACTTCGCGGACGCGCCGCCGGCCCACGACTGGCACCACGTCCGGCGGGTCGAGGCGCTCGCCGAAACGCTCGTCGAGCGGCAACCGGAGCCGGTCGACGAACGCGTGATCCGACTCGCCGTCGTCCTCCACGATATCGGTCGAGCGCGGGAGGACCGCGGCGAGATCGACGATCACGCGGCGTGGGGCGCGCGGGAAGCCGGAACGATCCTGCGCGAACTCGGCGCGGGAGCAGGCGTAATCGAGCGCGTTCAACACTGTGTCCGCGCCCACCGGTACTCGAACGACGTCGAACCCGCGACGCTCGAGGCGAAACTCGTCTCCGACGCGGACAACCTCGACGCGCTCGGCGCGGTCGGCATCGCCCGGACGTTCGCTCACGGCGGCGAGACGGGGTCGCCGATCCACGATCCCGCCCGGCCCGTCGCCGAGGACGACACCGACGGCGGCGCGACGCAGTACGACCACTTCTTCGAGAAGATTCTCGACCTGCCGGAGCGGATGTATACCGACGCGGGTCGCGACCTCGCCGTCGACCGCGCGGCGTTCGTTCGGGAGTTCCTCGAGCGCTTCGACCGAGAGGTGACGGGCGACGCGTGA
- a CDS encoding cysteine desulfurase, producing MSQQNLESLDVEAIREEFPILQREFDDQQVVYLDNAATTQTPDPVVDAMSDYYRESNANVHRGIHHLSQEASILYEEAHDRVADFIGASGGREEVIFTKHTTEAENLVAYSWGLNELGPEDEIVLTEMEHHASLVTWQQIGKRTGADVKYIRITDDGTLDMDHARELITDDTAMLSAVHVSNTLGTVNPVSELVDIAHDHDALAFIDGAQAVPNRPVDVEAIDADFYAFSGHKMAGPTGIGVLYGKKELLEAMEPYLYGGGMIRKVTFEDSTWDDLPWKFEPGTPPIAEAVGLVAAIDWLEALGMERIEAHEEELARYAYEQLAAEPGVEIYGPEPGPERAGLVGFNLESVHAHDLASIMNDHAVAIRAGDHCTQPLHDKLGVAASARASFYVYNTREEVDKLVAAIDDARQLFA from the coding sequence ATGAGTCAACAGAACCTCGAGTCGCTCGACGTCGAGGCGATCCGGGAGGAGTTCCCGATCCTCCAGCGGGAGTTCGACGACCAACAGGTCGTCTATCTCGACAACGCGGCGACGACCCAGACCCCCGATCCGGTCGTCGATGCGATGAGCGACTACTACCGCGAGTCCAACGCCAACGTCCACCGGGGGATCCACCACCTGAGTCAGGAGGCCTCGATTCTCTACGAGGAGGCCCACGACCGCGTCGCCGACTTCATCGGCGCGAGCGGCGGCCGCGAGGAAGTGATCTTCACGAAGCACACGACCGAAGCCGAGAACCTGGTCGCCTACTCGTGGGGCCTGAACGAACTCGGCCCCGAAGACGAGATCGTGCTGACGGAGATGGAACACCACGCCTCGCTGGTCACGTGGCAACAGATCGGCAAGCGCACGGGTGCCGACGTCAAGTACATCCGAATTACGGACGACGGCACCCTCGACATGGACCACGCCCGCGAGCTCATTACGGACGACACCGCGATGCTCTCGGCGGTCCACGTCTCGAACACGCTCGGCACCGTCAACCCGGTCTCCGAACTGGTGGATATCGCCCACGACCACGACGCGCTGGCCTTCATCGACGGCGCACAGGCCGTCCCCAACCGCCCCGTCGACGTCGAGGCCATCGACGCCGACTTCTACGCCTTCTCCGGCCACAAGATGGCCGGCCCCACCGGTATCGGCGTCCTCTACGGCAAGAAGGAACTCCTCGAGGCGATGGAGCCCTATCTCTACGGGGGCGGGATGATCCGCAAGGTCACCTTCGAGGACTCCACCTGGGACGACCTCCCCTGGAAGTTCGAGCCCGGCACGCCGCCCATCGCCGAGGCCGTCGGCCTCGTCGCCGCGATCGACTGGCTCGAGGCACTCGGCATGGAGCGAATCGAGGCCCACGAGGAGGAGCTGGCCCGCTACGCCTACGAGCAACTCGCGGCGGAGCCGGGCGTGGAGATCTACGGCCCCGAACCCGGCCCGGAGCGCGCCGGCCTCGTCGGCTTCAACCTCGAGAGCGTCCACGCCCACGATCTGGCCTCGATCATGAACGACCACGCGGTCGCGATCCGCGCCGGCGACCACTGTACCCAGCCGCTCCACGACAAGCTGGGGGTTGCAGCGTCCGCTCGAGCCTCGTTCTACGTCTACAACACGAGGGAAGAGGTCGACAAGCTCGTCGCTGCGATCGACGATGCGCGTCAGCTCTTCGCGTGA
- the sufU gene encoding Fe-S cluster assembly sulfur transfer protein SufU yields the protein MGLGSDMYRQQILDHYKNPRNYGKLEDPTFTHVGENPMCGDEIRMDVTLADDDETIERVAFSGDGCAISQASASMLSGELAGKSLEELHEMDRDDVIDMLGVDISPMRVKCAVLAEKVAQDGAEIYQGELDVDKTTTEDD from the coding sequence ATGGGACTGGGCTCCGATATGTACCGACAGCAGATCCTCGACCACTACAAGAACCCCCGTAACTACGGGAAACTCGAGGATCCGACGTTCACCCACGTCGGCGAGAACCCGATGTGTGGCGACGAGATTCGGATGGACGTCACGCTCGCGGACGACGACGAGACGATCGAGCGGGTCGCCTTCTCCGGCGACGGCTGTGCGATCAGTCAGGCCTCCGCCAGCATGCTCTCGGGGGAACTCGCCGGAAAGAGTCTGGAGGAACTCCACGAGATGGATCGCGACGACGTGATCGACATGCTCGGCGTCGACATCTCGCCGATGCGAGTCAAGTGCGCGGTGCTGGCCGAAAAGGTCGCACAGGACGGCGCGGAGATCTATCAGGGCGAACTCGACGTCGACAAGACGACGACTGAGGACGACTGA